The genomic segment GGAGAAGGCCCTACTATAGTTTTGTTACACGGCTTGTTTGGTGCGCTGAGTAATTTTGCTCATGTATTGGATTACTTTACACCTAAAATGAAAGTTTGTATTCCCTTACTGCCTTTATTTGATTTGCCTCTTAATGAAACTTCGGTAATTGGTATGGTGAAACATATTGAAGAGTTTCTGGAAAAAAGAGGTTATGATGATGTTATCGTTTTAGGAAATTCTTTGGGCGGACATATTGCTTTACTGTTCACTTTGCAGAATATGGACAAAGTAAGGACAATGGTTTTAACCGGAAGCAGCGGACTTTTTGAAAGTGCTTTAGGCGATACGTATCCTAAAAAAAGTGATTATACTTATATCAAAGATAAAACCGAATATACTTTTTACGACCCCAAAACAGCCACTAAGGCATTGGTAGATGAGGTATATGAAATCGTAAATAACAGAAACAAAGCCATAAGAGTTATTTATCTGGCAAAATCAGCAATGAGACACAACTTAAAAGATGACTTACCTAAAATCACAACAAATACGCTTTTAATCTGGGGGAAAAATGACAGAATCACACCCCCTTTTGTCGCTGAGGAATTTCTCAAACAATTACCCAATGCACAATTAGATTTTATAAATCAATGCGGTCATGCAGCCATGATGGAAAAACCTGATGAGTTTAACAAACATTTAGAAGATTTTCTCGTTAAACATAATATCATAAAACCTTAGTATGCTCGCAACAGATTTAGTTTCTCAAATAGTGTCACCTCTCAAAACTTCCGACACAGGTGCAAAAGCACTTAAGTGGATGAGTGAGTTTGGAGTGAGGCATTTACCTATAGTTAACGAAAAGCAATTTTTAGGTTTAATATCTGAGGATGACATACTGGACTTAAGCGAATCTGAAGAGGCTCTCGGCAATCACAGACTTTCACTTTGGAAGCCTTTCGTTTACGAAGACCTTCATATATATGATGTAATTCGTAACATGGTTGATATGAAACTAACCCTTATTCCGGTTATTGATCGTGAAGAAAACTATACGGGTATTATCTTATTGGAAGATTTACTTCAGTTTTTTGCTACTTTCAATTCCATACAGGAAAATGGAGGTGTACTAGTTTTGGAAGTTAACGTAAGGGACTATTCATTAACTGAAATTTCAAGAATTGCTGAATCCGGTGATGCCATTATTCTTTCTTCAAATGTCCGGTCATTTCCTGATAAATCAAACCTCGAAGTAATTATAAAAACAAACAAAGAGGACTTAAAACCTGTAATAGCTGCTTTTGAAAGGTTTGAATACAAAGTAAAAGCATACTATCACCATTCTGAAGATACTGAGGACATGAAAAACAGAGTCGACTCCTTCTTTAATTACCTGAATGTTTAATCTTCCTGCTTTTTTTTGATTCAGCATCTTTATTATGATGACTGAAAAATACGTATTACTTTCCTGTTCTGCCTTTGATTAATGTGGATTTTGTGTTTTAGGCGTGTTGGGTAGTAGGGGATTGTCCAATAAAACCGGAACACTTAGACTGTAAAAAGTAAATAGACAGAGAACAGTCTCACACCTTTCTGTCACGCTGACGATAGGAAGCATCTCCGGATTAATTTGGAGATATCTCAATACATTTGCCATTTGACATTTT from the Chitinophagaceae bacterium genome contains:
- a CDS encoding CBS domain-containing protein, which codes for MLATDLVSQIVSPLKTSDTGAKALKWMSEFGVRHLPIVNEKQFLGLISEDDILDLSESEEALGNHRLSLWKPFVYEDLHIYDVIRNMVDMKLTLIPVIDREENYTGIILLEDLLQFFATFNSIQENGGVLVLEVNVRDYSLTEISRIAESGDAIILSSNVRSFPDKSNLEVIIKTNKEDLKPVIAAFERFEYKVKAYYHHSEDTEDMKNRVDSFFNYLNV
- a CDS encoding alpha/beta hydrolase; this encodes MNYNIKTDGKFNYIEEGEGPTIVLLHGLFGALSNFAHVLDYFTPKMKVCIPLLPLFDLPLNETSVIGMVKHIEEFLEKRGYDDVIVLGNSLGGHIALLFTLQNMDKVRTMVLTGSSGLFESALGDTYPKKSDYTYIKDKTEYTFYDPKTATKALVDEVYEIVNNRNKAIRVIYLAKSAMRHNLKDDLPKITTNTLLIWGKNDRITPPFVAEEFLKQLPNAQLDFINQCGHAAMMEKPDEFNKHLEDFLVKHNIIKP